GGACACGACGTGCGAGACGAACCGCAGGAACACGCCCGCGACCGTGCCCACGAGCGCGCGTCCCGGGAAGAAGCCGGCGACGCCCAGCACGGCGAACGGCACGGGGTAGTCCAGCAGCCACTGGACCGGCGTGAGGAAGTAGGGTTCGGTGAAGAAGTCGATGATGCCGTACACGGCGCCGGCCGCCATGGCCACCCACGGGCCGCGGCGCATGGCCAGCAGCACGAGCGGCACCATGCCGCCAGCCGTGACCGCACCGCCGTACGGCATGTGCCAGATCTTGATGAGCGACAACACGTAGGCCAGCGCCACCATGACGCCGGCTTCAGCGATGACGGCGACGGACAGGCCTCTGCGATCGGCCAACGATGATCCCCCCGCTCC
This genomic stretch from Clostridia bacterium harbors:
- the thiT gene encoding energy-coupled thiamine transporter ThiT, producing the protein MADRRGLSVAVIAEAGVMVALAYVLSLIKIWHMPYGGAVTAGGMVPLVLLAMRRGPWVAMAAGAVYGIIDFFTEPYFLTPVQWLLDYPVPFAVLGVAGFFPGRALVGTVAGVFLRFVSHVVSGVVFWGEYAKDYHMTPFVYSIVYNGSYLLPDLVITAVLVWLILPRHPPPPPRHAGPATNADRPRAPPA